Proteins co-encoded in one Pirellulales bacterium genomic window:
- a CDS encoding polysaccharide biosynthesis/export family protein, with protein MKLMTTTIENRSQTAIQRRRFVAGAALLCACAWLLRPIGDGADRRPIHSASCSSTGNLAVSNAAVSNLPVLSRQESEQPLKIDPSTWTEQYTIDLRQPQTPHTATAIQLCQALGPAAPCPIMGVDCALCGPCGCCCKTKGWKAMGPIDWQAYAQGEYVGHWREPHVPVYRLRVDDVLECVYRITRDVETDPYRLNVGDVVQVESFTDSNLNRELVIQPDGTVTLRLLGEVRAATMTVQELRTKLDDLYSKYYKQPAITVTPIKVNTKLDDLRATVDARAGQGGQERSAKVTPQGTIDLPGLNNIPAQGLTLDELKLEIDLRYKEQLGIQGMEVTPILTQRAPRYVFVFGEVNTPGRYSMEGPTTLMQAISMAGSWKIGANLREIAIFRRGDDWRLMATVVHMQSTMLCNRQPCPCGEIWLDDSDIVMVPKSPILIVDDLVNLYFTRGLYSVLPFSTFFDFSRGNAVVQ; from the coding sequence ATGAAATTGATGACAACGACGATCGAAAACAGATCACAAACTGCAATCCAGCGGCGGCGCTTCGTGGCCGGAGCCGCCTTGCTGTGCGCATGCGCCTGGTTGCTGCGCCCCATTGGCGATGGCGCGGATCGTCGCCCAATTCATTCTGCATCATGCTCGTCAACAGGGAACTTGGCGGTATCGAATGCGGCGGTATCCAATTTGCCAGTGCTGAGCAGGCAGGAGTCTGAGCAGCCGCTAAAGATCGATCCTTCAACGTGGACCGAGCAGTACACGATCGATTTACGCCAGCCCCAAACGCCTCACACCGCGACCGCCATTCAGCTTTGCCAAGCGCTGGGTCCGGCGGCGCCGTGCCCGATTATGGGTGTCGATTGCGCTTTGTGCGGGCCGTGCGGTTGCTGCTGCAAGACAAAGGGCTGGAAGGCGATGGGGCCCATCGATTGGCAAGCCTATGCCCAAGGAGAATATGTCGGCCACTGGCGTGAGCCGCACGTGCCGGTGTACCGCCTCCGTGTGGACGACGTGTTGGAGTGCGTTTATCGCATTACCCGTGACGTAGAAACCGATCCGTACCGGTTAAACGTGGGCGATGTGGTTCAGGTCGAATCGTTCACCGATTCCAACTTGAATCGCGAGCTGGTCATTCAGCCCGATGGCACCGTCACGCTCCGTTTGCTGGGAGAAGTGCGAGCCGCCACCATGACTGTGCAAGAGCTGCGTACCAAGCTCGACGACTTGTATTCAAAGTATTACAAGCAGCCCGCGATTACCGTTACGCCGATCAAGGTGAACACCAAGTTAGACGATTTGCGGGCCACGGTTGACGCTCGGGCAGGGCAGGGGGGCCAAGAACGGTCCGCCAAGGTTACGCCACAAGGCACGATTGACCTGCCCGGCTTGAACAACATTCCGGCGCAAGGGTTAACGCTGGACGAACTGAAGTTGGAAATCGATTTGCGCTACAAAGAACAATTGGGCATTCAAGGAATGGAAGTTACGCCCATTCTCACGCAACGGGCGCCGCGTTATGTATTCGTGTTTGGCGAAGTGAACACGCCCGGCCGTTACAGCATGGAAGGCCCCACCACGTTAATGCAGGCCATAAGCATGGCGGGCAGTTGGAAAATCGGCGCGAATTTGCGCGAGATTGCCATTTTTCGCCGCGGCGACGATTGGCGGCTGATGGCCACGGTGGTTCACATGCAAAGCACCATGTTATGCAATCGTCAACCTTGCCCGTGCGGAGAAATTTGGCTCGACGACAGCGACATTGTCATGGTGCCGAAATCGCCGATTTTAATCGTCGACGATTTGGTGAATTTATACTTCACCCGTGGCCTGTATTCCGTGCTGCCGTTTAGCACCTTCTTCGATTTCAGCCGCGGCAATGCAGTGGTGCAGTAG
- a CDS encoding BNR-4 repeat-containing protein, which yields MKASAVRSKLFKNLSVAFVFAIILPRAACFAAFSGTPVTFNADGGWSWFSDPRAIITNNQLIIGSIAGANGTINNGNGGTSAAGDVDVTDYNLSTHANTETLLHAAFNQDDHADPAFAVLPDGRILVEYQTHGANNLVQWRVSTTAGEGTMWGSEQTSTVNTTNDGNGNTYGNPFYLSVPNEVVSFSRAIGYDPNYSTYTSLGNATPTFTYGGHWMYWRNPNNEALTGGNGRPYVKYASNGSNTVWFATTEDSPQNYLNSLYVGYMQFAANGSANIFTSTGAMLGGLSTGTAPTTGGANPPSTGNAGDLASGTGKSYLPTDFTQIAKANGVAADGFNLSGTSSFGAGYVGWASSMQLDSSGNPYLGFVVVRNLNGAYGNDLEYDFAHLVGGAWQVSRVGYAGLPLYNSQNQYAGLLAVDPLNPNKIYFSADVNPTTNAALLGPDGHQHWQIFQGTSSDNGSTWSFSQLTNTSSDNIRPQLITGNDQEALIWMQGTYAAYTTFNTSVVGLIDVNPLPGDINRDGHVDSADIVALEQALTSPSAYTALHSSLSASDIHTILDVNGDGKDTNADVQALINNLLNGQGSTAAAVPEPAAGLLLGLAGAVLLVVQIRRK from the coding sequence ATGAAAGCTTCCGCGGTCCGCAGCAAGCTGTTCAAAAATTTGTCCGTCGCATTCGTTTTCGCGATAATTCTTCCCCGCGCCGCATGCTTTGCCGCCTTTAGCGGCACGCCGGTCACTTTCAACGCTGATGGGGGCTGGTCTTGGTTTTCCGATCCGCGCGCCATTATTACGAACAATCAATTAATCATCGGCTCCATCGCCGGCGCCAATGGCACGATCAATAATGGGAATGGTGGCACCTCTGCGGCGGGAGATGTCGATGTTACCGATTACAATCTCAGCACCCACGCCAACACCGAAACATTGCTGCACGCCGCGTTCAATCAGGACGATCATGCGGATCCGGCCTTTGCCGTTCTGCCCGATGGGCGAATTCTGGTCGAATATCAAACGCATGGAGCCAACAACCTCGTCCAGTGGCGCGTCAGCACTACGGCCGGCGAAGGCACCATGTGGGGGTCCGAGCAAACCTCCACGGTCAACACCACGAATGACGGCAACGGAAACACCTACGGCAACCCGTTCTACTTAAGCGTGCCCAACGAGGTGGTTAGCTTCTCTCGCGCCATTGGGTATGACCCAAACTATTCCACGTATACAAGCCTGGGCAATGCTACGCCTACGTTCACATACGGCGGGCATTGGATGTACTGGCGGAATCCCAACAACGAAGCGCTGACCGGTGGCAATGGCAGGCCGTACGTCAAATACGCCTCCAACGGATCGAACACTGTCTGGTTTGCCACGACCGAAGATAGCCCCCAGAACTATCTCAACAGCCTGTACGTGGGCTACATGCAATTTGCCGCTAATGGCTCGGCGAACATATTTACTTCCACCGGCGCCATGTTGGGCGGCTTAAGCACCGGCACGGCGCCAACCACAGGCGGGGCGAATCCGCCCAGTACCGGCAACGCCGGCGATCTTGCCAGCGGCACCGGCAAAAGCTATCTGCCGACCGATTTCACACAAATTGCCAAGGCGAATGGCGTGGCCGCAGACGGCTTCAACTTAAGCGGCACCAGTTCTTTCGGCGCTGGCTATGTAGGTTGGGCCAGCTCCATGCAGTTAGATTCCAGCGGCAACCCGTACCTCGGCTTTGTGGTCGTTCGCAATCTTAACGGAGCATACGGCAACGATTTGGAATACGATTTCGCCCATCTGGTTGGCGGCGCGTGGCAAGTTTCGCGCGTCGGTTACGCCGGCTTGCCGCTGTACAATAGTCAAAATCAATACGCAGGCCTGCTGGCGGTCGATCCGCTGAATCCGAACAAAATTTATTTTTCCGCCGATGTAAATCCCACCACGAATGCCGCGCTGCTGGGCCCCGATGGCCACCAGCACTGGCAAATTTTCCAGGGCACGTCCTCCGATAACGGCAGCACCTGGAGCTTCAGCCAATTAACAAACACTTCGTCCGACAACATCCGTCCCCAGTTGATCACGGGCAACGACCAGGAAGCGCTGATCTGGATGCAAGGCACGTATGCCGCCTATACAACCTTCAACACCAGCGTCGTCGGGCTGATTGATGTCAATCCGCTCCCCGGTGACATCAACCGAGATGGCCATGTCGATTCAGCAGATATCGTGGCTTTGGAGCAAGCTTTGACTAGTCCCAGCGCCTATACTGCGTTGCATTCTTCGCTATCGGCCAGCGACATTCACACCATCCTGGATGTCAATGGCGACGGCAAAGATACCAACGCCGATGTCCAAGCCCTAATCAACAATTTGCTCAATGGCCAAGGCAGCACTGCTGCGGCGGTTCCCGAACCCGCCGCTGGGCTGCTTTTGGGGCTGGCCGGTGCAGTGCTCCTCGTGGTACAAATCCGGAGGAAGTAG
- a CDS encoding TIM barrel protein — MFRNLSPAALCITGRQSEIIELSLSYGFKGIDLDLVEFLQTVNSYGLPHARRLIDSARLKLGAFRLPVVWDEDDDVYKSSLAAADELLTLAADLGLTRAVTAIAPANDLRPYHENFEFHRRRLAEVGELLGARRMKLGMEFRSAPELRKDRAFQFIHTFDALATLVGMIRATNVGVVADLFELHVVGSNFSEVSKLGAEKIISVIVSDAPADKPAADCEQSDRLLVGETGTIDFPAVLVSLAELGYDGPITPAVGQPGIKGMKREQIVRTAGERLAQAWTAAGLNAAGKLSPVKQ; from the coding sequence ATGTTCCGAAATTTGAGTCCGGCCGCATTATGCATTACTGGCCGGCAAAGTGAGATCATCGAACTATCGCTGTCGTATGGCTTTAAAGGCATCGATCTCGATCTGGTGGAGTTTCTGCAAACGGTCAACTCGTACGGACTGCCGCATGCCCGCCGGCTAATCGATAGCGCCCGGTTGAAGCTGGGCGCCTTCCGTTTGCCGGTGGTTTGGGACGAAGATGACGACGTTTATAAATCGAGCCTGGCCGCCGCCGACGAGTTGCTGACGCTGGCCGCCGATTTGGGATTAACGCGGGCGGTCACGGCAATTGCCCCCGCCAACGACTTGCGTCCTTATCACGAGAACTTTGAATTTCATCGCCGCCGCTTGGCCGAAGTGGGCGAGCTATTGGGGGCCCGGCGGATGAAGTTGGGGATGGAGTTTCGCTCTGCGCCGGAGCTGCGGAAAGATCGTGCCTTTCAATTTATCCACACGTTTGACGCACTGGCCACGTTGGTGGGGATGATTCGCGCCACCAATGTGGGCGTGGTCGCCGATTTGTTTGAGCTGCATGTTGTGGGCAGCAATTTTTCAGAGGTGAGCAAGCTGGGCGCGGAAAAAATTATATCGGTCATCGTTTCGGATGCGCCGGCCGACAAACCCGCCGCCGATTGCGAGCAAAGCGATCGGCTGCTGGTGGGCGAAACCGGGACGATCGATTTTCCGGCGGTATTAGTGTCGTTGGCCGAGTTGGGCTACGATGGCCCCATCACCCCGGCGGTCGGCCAGCCTGGCATAAAGGGGATGAAGCGCGAGCAAATTGTCCGCACGGCCGGCGAGCGTTTAGCCCAAGCGTGGACAGCGGCGGGTTTAAATGCCGCCGGAAAGCTTTCCCCTGTGAAACAGTAA
- a CDS encoding glycosyl hydrolase family 79 C-terminal domain-containing protein, with amino-acid sequence MDRRRFLIHSTSAAIGAAGFRSCFAQSADSSAKQPLPEGSGASQSEANAPVAAELVVDLQSPSHLIPLTYNGLSYELAQLSNPNFFSGANKELIALFRLLSPQGILRLGGNSSEFCWFKADASTLAPGIVPAGGPVAENWMPNKLFQINPEAVDRLAGFLHASGWQVIYGLNLGHSSPERAVKEAEYVAHAVGDKLLYFQIGNEPDFYHNANNKTRPPNWSFADYLTEWTAFADAVTARVPDARFGGPDVGSSSNWINQFLAGAAKNLGSRLMAVTGHYYAEGPPDDPKVTTKRLLHTDSNIAKRTQLIAEAAAKDHVVYRMTEGNSCYRGGKPGMSDAFASALWAGDYMLALATAGCAGVNLHGGSREFLRASLGDHMPGELVSKAGSAAKGGYYTPIDGEVASGFSARPIFYGMFLANQLAGGNTHAVTLNGLDGANVTAYAVEKDGKLRIAVFNKDETRNVQLALRGIPSQQATVWRLVAPALDSTSDVTLCGSGMSAAGWTPSAPENLSSAAAEGLSLNLPHASAALILLEA; translated from the coding sequence ATGGATCGTCGGCGGTTTCTCATTCATTCCACGTCGGCGGCAATTGGCGCCGCCGGTTTCCGCAGTTGCTTTGCCCAATCGGCCGATTCCTCGGCCAAGCAACCCCTGCCGGAGGGCAGCGGAGCAAGCCAGTCCGAAGCAAATGCACCCGTTGCCGCGGAGCTGGTTGTCGATTTGCAGTCGCCGTCGCATTTAATTCCGCTCACCTACAACGGGCTCAGTTACGAGCTGGCGCAGCTTAGCAATCCCAACTTTTTCTCCGGCGCCAACAAGGAACTAATCGCGCTATTTCGGTTGTTAAGCCCACAGGGCATTTTGCGCCTGGGGGGCAATAGCAGCGAGTTCTGCTGGTTCAAGGCCGATGCTTCTACCCTCGCCCCGGGAATCGTTCCCGCCGGCGGACCGGTGGCGGAAAACTGGATGCCGAATAAGCTGTTTCAAATCAATCCCGAGGCCGTCGATCGACTGGCAGGGTTCCTGCATGCCTCCGGTTGGCAAGTCATTTACGGGCTGAACTTGGGGCACAGCTCGCCGGAGCGCGCCGTAAAGGAAGCCGAGTATGTCGCGCACGCCGTGGGGGACAAGCTGCTCTATTTTCAAATTGGCAACGAGCCCGATTTCTATCACAACGCCAACAACAAAACGCGGCCGCCGAATTGGAGCTTCGCCGATTATTTGACCGAGTGGACCGCCTTTGCCGATGCCGTCACCGCGCGTGTTCCCGACGCCCGCTTCGGCGGGCCCGATGTCGGCTCCAGCTCCAACTGGATCAACCAGTTCCTCGCCGGCGCGGCGAAAAATCTTGGTTCGCGTTTAATGGCCGTTACCGGGCACTATTACGCCGAAGGGCCGCCGGATGATCCCAAAGTCACCACCAAGCGGCTGCTGCATACCGATTCCAACATTGCCAAGCGCACCCAGTTGATCGCCGAGGCCGCAGCCAAAGATCATGTGGTCTATCGCATGACCGAAGGCAACTCCTGCTATCGCGGCGGCAAGCCCGGCATGAGCGATGCCTTTGCCTCGGCGCTGTGGGCCGGCGATTACATGTTGGCCCTGGCCACCGCAGGTTGCGCGGGGGTGAACTTGCACGGCGGCAGCCGAGAATTTTTACGGGCTTCGCTGGGCGATCACATGCCGGGCGAACTGGTTTCCAAGGCCGGCAGCGCGGCGAAGGGGGGCTATTACACGCCGATCGATGGCGAAGTGGCATCCGGCTTCTCCGCGCGTCCCATCTTCTACGGCATGTTTCTAGCCAACCAACTGGCCGGCGGCAACACGCACGCTGTCACGCTGAACGGTCTGGATGGCGCCAATGTCACGGCGTATGCGGTGGAAAAAGATGGCAAGCTACGGATCGCCGTATTCAACAAAGACGAAACGCGCAATGTACAGCTCGCCTTGCGTGGCATCCCTTCCCAGCAGGCCACGGTGTGGCGGCTGGTTGCCCCGGCGCTCGATTCTACGTCGGACGTAACCTTGTGCGGCTCGGGAATGTCTGCAGCGGGTTGGACGCCTTCGGCTCCAGAAAACTTGTCGTCGGCTGCGGCCGAGGGCTTATCGCTCAACCTGCCCCATGCCAGCGCTGCTTTGATCCTGCTCGAAGCTTGA